One Micromonospora eburnea genomic region harbors:
- a CDS encoding M28 family peptidase: protein MTGVATQSTAATPPPTPTVAQSPLSLAISAADRAADGGHDALAKGPFEQYDRRMVIPWVDGLFSIAYERTYRGLPVVGGDAAVLADGRGAIRAISAATKTKINVSVVPTVAADRAEQTAKGLLTKVDQVESRTLVVHVKDSTARLAWEVVVAGRTASAPSHLHVFVDARNGQVLAKQEDAAAGSGTGKWNGPSPLSITTSQSGSTYYLRDTTRTGLNCQDYSTSTVFSGADDSWGNGVGTSKETGCVDALYSAQKEWDMLSAWLGRNGHNGNGGSWPIKVGLNEQNAYWDGSTITIGKNSAGNWISSMDVVGHEFGHGMDQNTPGGTSSEAGLGEATGDIFGALTEAYANQSSAYDEPDYLVGEEIDLVGDGPIRNMYNPSLVGGHPNCYSSSIPNTEVHAAAGPLNHWFYLLAEGSAPGGGKPNSPICSGGPSSVTGVGIQSAGKIFYGGMLLKTSGMTHKKYRTATLTAAKNLDSSCVLFNRTKDAWNAVAVPAQTGDPTCTGSSTDFSVSVSPTSGSVNAGSSVTATVNTATVSGSAQTVSLTSSGAPSGVTVSFSPTSVTSGNSSTMTVATTSSAAAGTYTITVTGTGSITHTAQYTLTVNGGTPGGTAPDIDVANVQAHLTQLSTIATNNGGTRRSTGQGYLQSVAYVKGKLQAAGFTVTEQPCTSGCTSGAGPNLIAEWPGGNASNVYMFGAHLDGVSVGPGINDNGSGSAALLEVALALAAQNPTMLNKVRFGWWTDEEQGLNGSKFYVNSLTSTQRTAIKAYYNFDMIASKNGGYFINNITSTASQPMKAYWDSLSLQPEENVEGQGRSDDYSFQNAGIPTSGYAMGASATKTSAQASKWGGTAGQSYDSCYHSSCDTLSNIDATALNRAADGIAYTLWNRAVGTSTPTNDFSISASPSSGTVNAGSSTTTTVGTATTSGSAQTVTLTASGAPTGVTVSFSPSSVTSGSSSTATIAVGSSVAGGTYTITITGTGSVSHSTTYTLTVTGGPGGCTAAQLILNGGFESGTSPWTGSTGAIGTSIGQVPRSGTRYAWLGGYGYTATEAISQTVTIPSGCTSAVLTYWLHIDTNEYGALAYDVFTIKANGTTVASLSNMNAATGYTQRTVNLGAYAGQTVTLTFTGTEDAYLQTSFVLDDVTLQIG, encoded by the coding sequence GTGACCGGGGTGGCCACCCAGTCGACCGCAGCCACCCCGCCCCCTACACCCACGGTTGCGCAGAGCCCGCTGTCGCTGGCGATCTCTGCAGCCGACCGCGCTGCCGACGGCGGTCACGACGCGCTGGCGAAAGGCCCCTTCGAGCAGTACGACCGTCGCATGGTGATCCCGTGGGTGGACGGCCTGTTCTCCATTGCCTACGAGCGCACCTACCGGGGCCTGCCGGTGGTCGGCGGCGACGCCGCCGTACTCGCCGACGGCCGGGGCGCCATCCGGGCGATCTCGGCCGCCACCAAGACGAAGATCAACGTCTCCGTCGTGCCGACGGTCGCCGCCGACCGCGCCGAGCAGACCGCCAAGGGCCTGCTCACCAAGGTCGACCAGGTCGAGTCGCGCACCCTCGTGGTGCACGTCAAGGACAGCACCGCGCGACTCGCGTGGGAGGTCGTCGTCGCCGGGCGCACCGCCTCGGCGCCCAGCCACCTGCATGTCTTCGTGGACGCGCGCAACGGCCAGGTGCTGGCCAAGCAGGAGGACGCCGCGGCCGGTTCCGGCACCGGCAAGTGGAACGGGCCCAGCCCACTGTCGATCACCACGTCGCAGTCGGGCAGCACGTACTACCTGCGCGACACCACGCGCACCGGCCTGAACTGCCAGGACTACAGCACCAGCACCGTCTTCTCCGGCGCCGACGACAGCTGGGGCAACGGAGTGGGCACAAGCAAGGAGACCGGCTGCGTCGACGCACTGTACTCGGCGCAGAAGGAATGGGACATGCTGTCGGCCTGGCTGGGCCGCAACGGGCACAACGGCAACGGCGGCAGCTGGCCGATCAAGGTCGGCCTGAACGAGCAGAACGCCTACTGGGACGGCTCGACGATCACGATCGGCAAGAACTCGGCAGGCAACTGGATCTCCTCGATGGATGTGGTGGGTCACGAGTTCGGCCACGGCATGGACCAGAACACCCCCGGCGGCACCAGCTCCGAAGCCGGCCTCGGCGAAGCCACCGGCGACATCTTCGGCGCCCTGACCGAGGCATACGCCAACCAGTCCAGCGCCTACGACGAACCCGACTACCTGGTCGGTGAGGAGATCGACCTCGTCGGCGACGGCCCGATCCGCAACATGTACAACCCCTCGCTGGTCGGCGGCCACCCGAACTGCTACTCCTCGTCGATCCCGAACACGGAGGTACACGCGGCCGCAGGTCCGCTCAACCACTGGTTCTACCTGCTCGCCGAGGGCAGCGCGCCGGGCGGCGGCAAGCCGAACAGCCCCATCTGCTCGGGCGGCCCGTCGTCGGTCACCGGCGTGGGCATCCAGTCCGCCGGAAAGATCTTCTACGGCGGCATGCTGCTGAAGACCTCCGGCATGACCCACAAGAAGTACCGCACCGCGACCCTGACCGCCGCGAAGAACCTGGACTCCTCGTGCGTCCTGTTCAACCGGACCAAGGACGCGTGGAACGCGGTCGCGGTCCCGGCCCAGACCGGCGACCCGACCTGCACCGGTTCCAGCACCGACTTCTCCGTCTCGGTCAGCCCCACCTCGGGCAGCGTCAACGCGGGCTCCTCGGTCACCGCGACGGTCAACACCGCGACCGTCTCCGGCAGCGCGCAGACCGTGTCGCTGACCTCCTCGGGTGCCCCGTCGGGGGTCACCGTGTCGTTCAGCCCGACGTCGGTGACGTCGGGCAACAGCTCCACGATGACGGTGGCGACCACCTCCAGTGCGGCTGCGGGCACGTACACCATCACCGTGACCGGCACCGGTTCGATCACCCACACCGCGCAGTACACGCTCACGGTCAACGGCGGCACCCCCGGTGGCACCGCGCCGGACATCGACGTCGCCAACGTGCAGGCGCACCTGACACAGCTCAGCACCATCGCCACCAACAACGGCGGCACCCGCCGCTCGACCGGCCAGGGCTACCTGCAGTCGGTGGCGTACGTCAAGGGCAAGCTGCAGGCCGCCGGCTTCACCGTCACCGAGCAGCCCTGCACCTCCGGCTGCACCAGCGGTGCAGGCCCGAACCTGATCGCCGAGTGGCCGGGCGGTAACGCGAGCAACGTCTACATGTTCGGCGCCCACCTGGACGGCGTCTCGGTCGGTCCGGGCATCAACGACAACGGCTCCGGCTCGGCGGCGCTGCTCGAGGTCGCCCTCGCGCTGGCCGCGCAGAACCCGACCATGCTGAACAAGGTCCGCTTCGGCTGGTGGACCGACGAGGAACAGGGCCTCAACGGCTCCAAGTTCTACGTCAACTCGCTGACCAGTACCCAGCGAACGGCGATCAAGGCCTACTACAACTTCGACATGATCGCGTCGAAGAACGGCGGCTACTTCATCAACAACATCACCTCGACCGCGTCGCAGCCGATGAAGGCGTACTGGGACTCCCTCAGCCTGCAGCCGGAGGAGAACGTCGAGGGCCAGGGCCGTTCCGACGACTACTCGTTCCAGAACGCGGGCATCCCGACCTCCGGTTACGCGATGGGCGCCAGCGCCACCAAGACGTCGGCCCAGGCGTCGAAGTGGGGCGGCACGGCCGGTCAGTCCTACGACTCCTGCTACCACTCCTCGTGCGACACCCTCAGCAACATCGACGCCACCGCGCTGAACCGGGCTGCCGACGGCATCGCCTACACGCTGTGGAACCGGGCGGTCGGCACCTCGACGCCGACCAACGACTTCTCGATCTCGGCCAGCCCCTCGTCGGGCACCGTGAACGCGGGGTCCAGCACCACGACCACCGTCGGCACCGCCACCACCTCGGGCAGCGCCCAGACGGTGACCCTGACCGCCAGCGGCGCCCCCACGGGCGTAACGGTCTCGTTCAGCCCGTCGTCGGTCACCTCCGGCAGCTCGTCGACCGCCACCATCGCGGTCGGCTCGTCGGTGGCCGGCGGCACCTACACCATCACCATCACCGGCACGGGGTCGGTGTCGCACAGCACCACGTACACGCTGACCGTGACCGGCGGACCGGGCGGCTGCACCGCCGCCCAGCTGATCCTCAACGGCGGGTTCGAAAGCGGCACCTCGCCGTGGACCGGCTCCACCGGCGCGATCGGCACCTCTATCGGGCAGGTGCCGCGCAGCGGCACCCGGTACGCGTGGCTCGGCGGATACGGCTACACCGCGACCGAGGCCATCAGCCAGACCGTCACCATCCCGTCGGGCTGCACCAGTGCGGTACTGACCTACTGGCTGCACATCGACACGAACGAGTACGGGGCGCTCGCCTACGACGTGTTCACGATCAAGGCCAACGGCACCACCGTGGCGTCGCTGTCCAACATGAACGCTGCCACGGGCTACACGCAGCGCACCGTCAACCTCGGCGCGTACGCCGGCCAGACGGTCACGCTGACCTTCACCGGCACCGAGGACGCCTACCTGCAGACCAGCTTCGTGCTGGACGACGTGACCCTGCAGATCGGCTGA